In Actinomadura luteofluorescens, the sequence TGCGGAGCGAAGCCATCCGGAAGCCCATGCGGCCGCCTCCCGGTTGCCCCCACGAAGGAGACCACGCTGTTGTCAGTGAACTCTGCGTTGCTGAAATCGACTGTGCCGTTCACGAACTTGGAGCCGTTGAAGTCGACCTCGCCGGCGGAGAACTTCGCTTCGATGAAGAGGATCTCGCCGCCCGTGAACTCCGCACCGGAGAAGTAGATGCTGGCACCCATGAACGCCGCGCCGACGAAATAGACAGTGCCGCCCGTGAACTCCGCACCCACGAAGCTGACCGTACCGTCCGTGAACTGCACGTTTAGGAAGTCAACCGTGCCGCCCGTGAACCGCGCTGCCCTGAAATCGGCCGTGCCGCTCGCAAATCGAGTGCCGCTGAGATCGAGACGCCCTGAGGCAAAGGCGGCACCGGTGAAGAGGGTAGCGCCGGTGAAGACGGCACCGTGGAGGTCGCCGCCGTCGAAGACGACGTCAGTGAAGTCGAAGTCGTGGTCCCGCCAGGAGACCGAGGCGTCGTCGCGCAGGTGGTTGCCGATGATGCGGATGACGGTGTGGCGAACCTCGCGGAGTGCCCGGTAACCGGCACGGGCGCGGAAGTGAGCTTCATACCCGGCCGGGTCCGCGCCTTCATCGGGACGGTCGCCGGGATCGGGATCGTAGGGCAGGCGCAGGTAGGCGCACAGCACGTCGATGCAGGTCTGACGGAGCTGGGGAGTGGGGGCGTCGTCTGCCAGACCGGCCACGGCGTGCACTCCGCCCAACTGCACGGCGGGGGAGGGATCGCCGAGTTGGGCGACCGCAGCGGTGAACCGGTCGCTGTGCAATTTGGTGTCCTCGCGCAACGCGCTGTTCTCCTCGGTGCGCTGTTTGCGATAGGCCACCACCAAGGCCACCAAGCCACCCACGCCGGCGACCATGGCGAATGACAACTTCACCAGGTCGAACAGCACCTTGGAGTCGATCTGCTTCTCGTGCTTGACGCCGTGCACGTCCAGCAGCCGCAGTCCCGACCACAACGCCACGCCGGCGATCAGCACGGCACAGGTGAACGTGACCGGCAGCGCGATCCACATCGGCGCCAGTTGCACCGGCCGACGCGATCGGCTCTTGTCGGACCGCCGCTCAGGCTTTGCATTGCCCACCTAAGTCAGACGCGCCCGCCCCGCCCCGCGTTCACCAACAAAACGAGTTCCCACACGACCGCGCCGTCGCAGCAGCCAAGGCACTACGCCGGGCCAGGCTCGGGGATCGTCTCCTGACCGAGGTGCAGCCATCGGCGTCGACCGACTCCTAGGTCCGCGGCAGGGGTGCCGACGGCGGGACGCCACCGAGACCAACCGCGACAAGACGGCAATCGCCGCCCTCTCCCACGCCTCATAGTCGGTCAACCGGCGGCCATGGGCTCCGAGCAAGTACCTGTGTGGCTGGTCGAGCTCGGCCGCGAAGAAACCCGCCGCTGCCTTCAGGGTCTCATTCGCCCGCCGCAACTCGGCGTTCTCGCGCTTGAGCCGCTTGAGCTCCGCCGAATCCTCGGTCGTGGTCCCCGGCAGGGCGCCGGCGTCGACCTCGGCCCCGACGCACCTCACCCAACGACCTTGAAATTGCCCCGGTGCTCAGGCTGGGAAAGGGTCATATCCGCTGGTTTCCCTGTTGAAGGTGTAGGCCGTCCAGCGATCAGGTTGGACGTTGGCCAGGCGCGCGCCGAGCGCCACCGCGATGACGACGGGGCCGTTCAGGAAGACGGCGCGCCTGCCGGTGCGAGCCGTCGCCGACAGCGGTGCGTCCCGCCATGCTCGGCAGGCCTGTTCCACGATGGCCGTGAAGGTGGCCGAGTCCTCGGTCAGTTGTCCCGGCGCCGAGCGCCGCAGCAGCAACAGGTTCCCCATGCCGTACTCCCTGCAGGCGGCCCGCACCGGCTCCACGAAGTCGCCGCCTTGGGCTTGGACGTCCACGGCGAGCGCCGTCCTGGACGGATCGCCGCTCTCGATGACCTCGATCGACTCGGCCACCAGGAGCGTTCCACTGGAGCGCTCCTCGCGCAACGTCACCGCCGGGAAGTGCGTGGCGGAGGCCGACGTCCTATGCGGCGAGTACAAGACAACCTCGCGGGGCAGGGACTGCCCGAGCTTGGCGCCGTAGCGGAACCCGACGGCCAGCGGCATCGTCGGGAACAGATCGATACGGGGGACGCTGCCTGTCATGGCCTCCACCATTGTCGTGGCGGCGACGGTCTCTTCGGCGAGCGCGTCGACCCCGGTGACCGGCCACGGGGGAGCGGCTGGCAGTGCCAGCGTCGTCCGCACCGTCATCTTGCGGTCGGCCCGGCTGTGCTCGACGGCCGTCCGGTCGAACTGCTCGGCGTGCGCGACGCCCCGCCCAGGCTCAACCGCCGTGACGACCACGCCGATGCTGGCTTTGGCCTCGGCACGATAACGGAGCCAGGCGCCGATCAACGCCAGAGCGACCCCGGTGCCTAAGCCGAGCACGAACCACCAGCGTCCGCCGGACTCGTCGGTGACGAGCGTTTTGGCCGCCTCTACCCCGAACCCGCCCGCGATCGCTCCGCCGAGCCCGCTCCACAACGCCCCGTCGGTGAGGATCCTCCGTCCCGCGGACGGAGGATGCGCCACACCGCCGGCGACGGTCATGGTCGGCACGCTGGTGGCGTTTTCGACCATTTCGAGCCTGCTCTCGTTCGGGGGCATCTCATAACCTACTGATGGACGGGCCTGGCGCGGTGGGTCCGCTTCCGGTCACCGTGCGAGGGCGCGTGCTGGGTCTGGTTGGCTCGGAGCGTCCGTCGAGCCGACCCGAGCGCCGAGGAGAACGCATGGCACAGCAGAGTGGCCGAGCACCCGACTTCCGGGGAGAGCCCTTTCTGAACCCCTACACGTTCGTGCCGGCCTTCCCGCGGGACGGTTTTCCTGAATCGGTGGACGATGGCGAGCCGTACGGCAACGACCGGCTACGTCCCAGTCTCTGGACCGGGACGATCGGGGTCCGGCTCACCGTGCGGACTCCGCTGCTGCTTCTGGACGCGGCGCGGGCCTTCGAGGCGGAGAGCGGCAGCGAGGGGCACTTGGCGTATCCTCTGCTGGCCAGAAACGGTCTGCCACATCTGCCCGCCACCTCCGTTAAGGGCATGCTCCGCTCCGCCTACGAGGCGATCACCGGGTCGAGGTTCGGGGTATTCACGGGGCATAACGTACCGCCCGGCTGGCGGCGTCCTGCCGAGGACGGGGCGCGGATGAAACCGGTCCGGGTGCTGTCGGTGAGCGAGAAACCCGACCGCGTGCGGATCGAGTACTGCGAGCAGGCACGGCTGCCGGCCTACGAACTGCCCGAGAAGCGGGTCAAGCCCCTTCCCTATCAAGGGACGACCAGACTGCCGAGGCATGGTGAGGCCGTCACCGTACGGATCGGCCGTAAGAGCGGCCGCCGCGGCGGCAGGTCGTTCTTCAAGCCGTGGACGGTCCGAAGCATCGTTCCGCGCGGCGAAGGCGAGCCAGCACGAGGCGACTGGGGCGACGATGAGGAGAAAGTGGTCAACGGCTACGTCTGGGCGACGCTGCAGAACACCGTGGGAAAGGTCTACGAACGCGTCTTCTTCCAGCCCGATCACCCCAGAACCGTGGTCCTGGACGGCCAGTACGCGCGATGGAACGCTCTGATGGCAGACTACGCGGCCGCGCACACCCATGAGGACCTGCGTGCCCGCGGAGAAGGCGACGGACTGACCTGGAGTCCGCACCTGCGCGACCCTGCGCGGGCGCGGCTGGAGCCCGGCGCTCTCTGCTGGGCCTATCAGCGGTCCGGCGGCGCCGACCTCTATCCGGTGATGATCCCGCGCGCTCTCGCCGCCCTGGCCCCGAAAGACATGCTGCCCGACGACCTGCGCCCTGCCCGCGCCTACGAGAAGTTGTCACCCGCCGACCGGCTGTTCGGTTGGGTGGCGGCGGACGACGCGAACACGTTTCCCGCCGCGTATCGCGGCCAAGTGAGGATCAAGGGCGTCAGGTGCGAGGAGGAGACTGCGTCGGTGACCCGCTTCGTCGGCGACGGGCTCCCGCTGGCGATTCTCGGCGGCCCAAAGCCAGCGCAGGGACGCTTCTATAGGGCCAAGAGCCCTACCCGGCCTGATGAGCCACTCGACGATGGCGTTCCCAGGGGGAACGTGCACCTCGACGAGGGGCAAGGGTTGCGCGGCCGCAAGGTCTACTGGCACCACGCCCGCGTGGCGGGCGACCGGGAGTACTGGCGCGAGCCCGCCGATGGCCGGGACCCCACTCAGGACCCGCTGAACGGCCGGGATCACCGGGAGTTCCGGCGCCCCTGGGGACCGGTCGACGGTCCCGGCGGCGAAACCCAGCCCCGCCCGGACGGCAGAGCGCATGCCACCAGGCGGAACGCAGAGCAGCGCGACAATCAGAACAGATCGATTTGCGGGTGGATCGACGGCGGCAGCGGCTTCTCGTTCAGCATCGATGTCCGCGACCTGGACGGCGCCGAACTCGGCGCCCTGCTGTGGCTGCTGGAGTTGCCTGACGGATGCTTCCACCGG encodes:
- a CDS encoding SAVED domain-containing protein; protein product: MPPNESRLEMVENATSVPTMTVAGGVAHPPSAGRRILTDGALWSGLGGAIAGGFGVEAAKTLVTDESGGRWWFVLGLGTGVALALIGAWLRYRAEAKASIGVVVTAVEPGRGVAHAEQFDRTAVEHSRADRKMTVRTTLALPAAPPWPVTGVDALAEETVAATTMVEAMTGSVPRIDLFPTMPLAVGFRYGAKLGQSLPREVVLYSPHRTSASATHFPAVTLREERSSGTLLVAESIEVIESGDPSRTALAVDVQAQGGDFVEPVRAACREYGMGNLLLLRRSAPGQLTEDSATFTAIVEQACRAWRDAPLSATARTGRRAVFLNGPVVIAVALGARLANVQPDRWTAYTFNRETSGYDPFPA
- a CDS encoding TIGR03986 family type III CRISPR-associated RAMP protein — protein: MAQQSGRAPDFRGEPFLNPYTFVPAFPRDGFPESVDDGEPYGNDRLRPSLWTGTIGVRLTVRTPLLLLDAARAFEAESGSEGHLAYPLLARNGLPHLPATSVKGMLRSAYEAITGSRFGVFTGHNVPPGWRRPAEDGARMKPVRVLSVSEKPDRVRIEYCEQARLPAYELPEKRVKPLPYQGTTRLPRHGEAVTVRIGRKSGRRGGRSFFKPWTVRSIVPRGEGEPARGDWGDDEEKVVNGYVWATLQNTVGKVYERVFFQPDHPRTVVLDGQYARWNALMADYAAAHTHEDLRARGEGDGLTWSPHLRDPARARLEPGALCWAYQRSGGADLYPVMIPRALAALAPKDMLPDDLRPARAYEKLSPADRLFGWVAADDANTFPAAYRGQVRIKGVRCEEETASVTRFVGDGLPLAILGGPKPAQGRFYRAKSPTRPDEPLDDGVPRGNVHLDEGQGLRGRKVYWHHARVAGDREYWREPADGRDPTQDPLNGRDHREFRRPWGPVDGPGGETQPRPDGRAHATRRNAEQRDNQNRSICGWIDGGSGFSFSIDVRDLDGAELGALLWLLELPDGCFHRLGFGKPLGFGSVRLTLDNARTTLHKGERWQAYYRDLGGELPPSTAPQEARAEYSDLRTEVPAIGKAAEAFLIAARGFDLPVRYPRARDPRMRRAPTTPPDPSGQNYSWFTINEKISKGGGGQRGRSLPSTVDAKRKALRTHMGERRQQG
- a CDS encoding pentapeptide repeat-containing protein codes for the protein MQLAPMWIALPVTFTCAVLIAGVALWSGLRLLDVHGVKHEKQIDSKVLFDLVKLSFAMVAGVGGLVALVVAYRKQRTEENSALREDTKLHSDRFTAAVAQLGDPSPAVQLGGVHAVAGLADDAPTPQLRQTCIDVLCAYLRLPYDPDPGDRPDEGADPAGYEAHFRARAGYRALREVRHTVIRIIGNHLRDDASVSWRDHDFDFTDVVFDGGDLHGAVFTGATLFTGAAFASGRLDLSGTRFASGTADFRAARFTGGTVDFLNVQFTDGTVSFVGAEFTGGTVYFVGAAFMGASIYFSGAEFTGGEILFIEAKFSAGEVDFNGSKFVNGTVDFSNAEFTDNSVVSFVGATGRRPHGLPDGFAPQLS